A window of Streptomyces broussonetiae genomic DNA:
CGTGCCCGCAGCTCCAGCGGCCGCTTCGCCGGGCGGGCCGGGTGGGGCCACCGCGCCGACGGGTGTGCCGACGAGGACCTGTTCGCCATCGGCCAGGAAGCGGGCCTGGTTGAGCCCTTCGGTGCTGACGCCCGGGCGGACACCGCCGGCCGCCCGCAGCGCGTCGGCCACCCGGGAGCCGGCCGGAAGCCGCCGGAGCCCCGGATTCCGGACCTTGCCGCTGACGTCCACGACGATCTCCCCGCCCGGCGCCGCCGGGGTACGCCCGCCCGCACCGGCCTTGGCGTCTTCGCTCCTCTTGACGTACGGCGCCTCGGCACGCACCACTTGGGGGGCTCGCACGGACTCGGTCCGCCCGGCCCAGAAGTGCTGCACGGCAAACACGGCGGCGACCACGAGCACCACGGCGAGCGCCACGACTCCCCGTCGCTCCACCCCGCACCGCGTCTGCAACCACACCGGCATCCGCTCCCGCAGCGCGGGCGCCACCCGATCCCGCCAGCCGAGGGCACCGGGGCCCGGGGGCTGGCGCGGCTCCGCGGGCTCCAGCAGCCCCGACGACTCCGGCGGCTCCAGCGACTCCGGCGGCGCCATCCAGTGGGCCGTATCGGCCGGTTGGGGGACGAGCGGCGTGGTGACGGCGGCGCCCTCGGCCCTCGCCGGGATCAACCCGGATGCCGGACCCGTCATCGTCGCCGTATTCGCAACCGCTGCTGTTGGCGTCGCGGTCGCAGGCGCCGACGGCCCCTCCCCCATCGGTGGTGCGTTTCCCAGCTCCCCGCACCGCACTCCACGTTCGCCGAAGAGCAGCTCCGCCCGGCGGCGCACTTCGTCCGCCGGTGCAGGCCGGCGGTGGCGGGTGCGACGGCGGTATCGGACCCGGCCGTCCGAGGCGGGCCCACGTCCGGGACCGCTGCCGGCAGAGGCGATGCGTGTACGTGATCGAAGTGCCATGCGACGAGGATGGGACATCCTGCCGATTCGCGATGATCATGCTCAATTTCCGGGAATTACCGCCCGGTTGTGGAAAACCCCGTCACCCGTACGAGCGGAAATCAGCGGGGCGAGACCACCGCACCCAGCAGCCCGGGACCGGTGTGCGCCCCGATCACCGCTCCGACCTCGCTGACATGCAGGTCGGCCAGACCCGGCACCCTTGCCCGCAGCCGGTCGGCGAGCGCGGCAGCACGGTCGGGGGCGGCGAGGTGGTGGACGGCGATGTCGACCTCGGCACTGCCCGCCCGCTCGGCGGCGATCTCCTCCAGGCGCGCGATGGCCCGGGACGCCGTACGGACCTTCTCGAGCAGCTCGATACGGCCACCGTCCAGCTGGAGCAGGGGTTTGACGGCGAGCGCGGAACCGAGGAGTGCCTGGGCGGCTCCGATTCGACCGCCACGGCGCAGATAGTCCAGGGTGTCGACGTAGAAGTAGGCGGACGTGCCCGCAGCGCGCTTCTCGGCGGCTGTGACGGCCTCGTCCACCGTGCCGCCGGCCTCCGCGGTCACGGCCGCGGCGAGCGCGCAGAAACCGAGGGCCATCGCGACCATCCCGGTGTCCACCACCCGCACCGGCACCGCTGCCTCACGCGCCGCGAGGACCGCCGCATCGTAGGTGCCGGACAACTCGGCGGACAGATGCAGGGAGACGATGCCGCTCGCGCCGGATTCGGCGACCCTGCGGTAGGTCTCCGCGAACACCTCGGGACTCGGGCGGGACGTCGTCACGGGCCGGCGCTTCTGCAGTGCCTGGGCAAGCGAGCGGGTCGAGATCTCGGTGCCCTCTTCGAGCGCCTCGTCGCCGAGGACCACGGTCAGGGGTACCGCTGTGATGCCGTGGCGCTCCATCGTCCTGGACGGCAGGTAGGCCGTTGAATCGGTGACGATCGCGACATGGCGGGACATGAGCTGGAGGTTACCTGCCGTAGCCCTCGCGCGGCAGCCCGGCCCCTGCGTAACGGGAACGGAGCGGTCCGCTCAGGCGGTGCTCTCGGGGCGCGGCTTCTTCTGCCACGGGTAGGCGAGGCGGCGCGACGGCGGGGTGATCGCCTGGGGAGCAGGCTCCTCGGCAGGCCGGGGGCCGGGGGCCCACGACTGGGTGTGCTGCGCCGCCCGGTCCTCGGTCGCACCGGCGTCGGGCCACTGCGGTGCCTGGGCAGGCCCGGCCGGGGTCCAGTGGCGCAGGGCGTCCGCCTCGATGTCGATCTGATCGCTGAGGGCGCCGAGATCGTCGTCGGTGAACTGGCGCGCGCGGTCGCGCACGGCCCAACGCAGGGAGTTCGCGGACTTGGTGATGCGCTCGGTGCGGCCGCGCAGCTCGGCCAGTCGGGCCCCGACCTCGGCCCGGTCGGGCTCGGTCTCCAGGCGCCTGAGGTCTGCGTCCAGCTGGTGTCCGTGCACGTTGAGGCGCTCGAAGAGACCGAGGGACTCCTTCAGCGACTCGTCCTCGGCGATCCCTGTGCGCAACGCGTCCTGGGTGGCACGCATCGACGTGCGCAGTGCCAGCCGCAACTCGGCGATCTCGGCGGAAGGGCCGATCTGGACGATGGATTTCGCACGCAGGGTGTGGTCCTCGACCGTGCGGCGGGCCTGCTCGATCGTCCGGTCCACTCCGCGCTTGGCGGCGCCGACCGCCTTCACCGTGGCGTACGCGCCGAGGCCGATGAACAGCAGGAAGAGCAGGGCGAACACGGCGATCACTGCTTCCATGACGCTCCTCCTCCGGCTGATGCGGCCTGCGCCGCTGCGCTTTCCACAGTAAACGCAGCAGGCAGGCCCGGAGTTCCGGAAGAACCCCGAACCTGCCCCGAATCTGCCCGTAGGGGACTAACCCGATCCCCATCGCGGCCGGTGTCCGCTCGTCACGCCGTAACGATGTTCACCAGCTTCGGCGCGCGCACGATCACCTTGCGGATGTCCGCGCCGCCCAGCGCCGCGACGACCTTCTCGTCGGACAGGGCTGCCTTCTCCAGCTCCTCCTCGGAGATGGCCGGCGGCACCTCCAGGCGAGCCTTGACCTTGCCCTTGATCTGCACGACGCAGGTCACGGTCTCGTCGACCACGTACTGGGGGTCGGCAACCGGGAAGTCCCTGTGCACGACGGAGTCGGTACGGCCCAGCTTGCGCCACAGCTCCTCGGCGATGTGCGGGGCCAGCGGGGCGACCATCAGCACCAGCGGCTCGGCGACCGAGCGCGGCACCGCGGCACCGGCCTTGGTCAGGTGGTTGTTCAGCTCGGTGACCTTGGCGATCGCCGTGTTGAAGCGCAGGCCCTCCAGGTCCTGGCGGACGCCGTCGACGGCCTTGTGCAGGGCGCGCAGCGTGTCCTCGTCGGGCGCCTCGTCCACCACCGTCAGCTCGCCGGTGTTCTCGTCGACGATGTTGCGCCACAGCCGCTGCAGCAGCCGGAACTGGCCCACCACCGCGCGCGTGTCCCACGGGCGGGAGACGTCCAGCGGGCCCATCGCCATCTCGTACAGGCGCAGGGTGTCGGCACCGTACTCGGCGCAGATCTCGTCCGGAGTCACCGCGTTCTTCAGGGACTTGCCCATCTTGCCCAGCAGACGGCTGACCTGCTCGCCCTGGTAGTAGTAGGCGCCGTCGCGCTCCTCCACCTCGGCGGCCGGCACCGCGATGCCGCGGCTGTCGCGGTAGACGTAGGCCTGGATCATGCCCTGGTTGAACAGCTTGTGGAACGGCTCCGCGGAGGAGACGTGCCCCAGGTCGTACAGGACCTTGGACCAGAAGCGCGCGTACAGCAGGTGCAGCACGGCGTGCTCGGCGCCGCCCACGTACAGGTCGACACCGCCGTGCGGCTGACCCTCGCGCGGGCCCATCCAGTACTGCTCGATCTCGGGGTCGACCAGCTTCTGGTCGTTGTGCGGGTCCAGGTAGCGGAACTCGTACCAGCAGGAACCGGCCCAGTTGGGCATGGTGTTGGTCTCGCGGCGGTACTTCTTCGGCCCGTCGCCCAGGTCCAGGGTGACGTTGACCCATTCCTCGTTGCGCGACAGCGGCGTCTCGGGCTGGGTGTCCGCGTCGTCCGGATCGAAGGTGCGCGGGCTGTAGTCCTCGACCTCGGGCAGCTCCAGCGGCAGCATCGACTCGGGCAGCGGGTGGGCGACGCCGTCCTCGTCGTAGACGATCGGGAAGGGCTCGCCCCAGTAGCGCTGACGGCTGAACAGCCAGTCGCGCAGGCGGAAGTTGACGGTGCCCTCGCCGATGCCCTTGCCCTGCAGCCACTCGGTGACGCGGGCCTTGGCCTCGGCGACGCCCAGCCCGTCCAGGGAGACCTCGTCGGTCGTCGAGCCGACGATCCTCGCGTCGTACGAGACGAACGCGTCGTCCCAGGCCGTGGTGTCGGTGCCACGGCCGTCGGACGGCTGGACCACGCAGCGGATCGGCAGCTCGAAGGCGCGCGCGAAGGCGAAGTCACGCGTGTCGTGCGCCGGGACGGCCATGATCGCGCCGGTGCCGTAGCCCATCAGGACGTAGTCGGCGATGAAGACCGGGATCTGCTCCCCGGTGACCGGGTTGGTGGCGTACGCGCCGATGAAGACGCCGGTCTTGTCCTTGGCCTCGGCCTGACGCTCGACGTCGGACTTCGAGGCGGCCTGCG
This region includes:
- a CDS encoding DegV family protein, whose product is MSRHVAIVTDSTAYLPSRTMERHGITAVPLTVVLGDEALEEGTEISTRSLAQALQKRRPVTTSRPSPEVFAETYRRVAESGASGIVSLHLSAELSGTYDAAVLAAREAAVPVRVVDTGMVAMALGFCALAAAVTAEAGGTVDEAVTAAEKRAAGTSAYFYVDTLDYLRRGGRIGAAQALLGSALAVKPLLQLDGGRIELLEKVRTASRAIARLEEIAAERAGSAEVDIAVHHLAAPDRAAALADRLRARVPGLADLHVSEVGAVIGAHTGPGLLGAVVSPR
- a CDS encoding helix-hairpin-helix domain-containing protein, whose amino-acid sequence is MTGPASGLIPARAEGAAVTTPLVPQPADTAHWMAPPESLEPPESSGLLEPAEPRQPPGPGALGWRDRVAPALRERMPVWLQTRCGVERRGVVALAVVLVVAAVFAVQHFWAGRTESVRAPQVVRAEAPYVKRSEDAKAGAGGRTPAAPGGEIVVDVSGKVRNPGLRRLPAGSRVADALRAAGGVRPGVSTEGLNQARFLADGEQVLVGTPVGAVAPPGPPGEAAAGAAGTAPAAPVSLNTATVDQLDSLPGVGPVLARHIIDYRTQHGGFRSVDELREVNGIGDRRFTDLRDLVRP
- the leuS gene encoding leucine--tRNA ligase, with protein sequence MSETNPAAAAAASAEAAPHRYTAAMAAEIEARWQDFWDADGTYAAPNPKGDLAGDPELVARPKKFIMDMFPYPSGAGLHVGHPLGYIATDVYARFQRMTGHNVLHTLGFDAFGLPAEQYAVQTGTHPRVSTEANIENMKSQLRRLGLGHDKRRSFATIEPDYYKWTQWIFLQIFNSWYDEEARSARPISELIAQFESGERAIPGTTRAWSELNTAERADVLGEYRLAYASEAPVNWCPGLGTVLANEEVTAEGRSERGNFPVFKAKLRQWNMRITAYADRLLEDLEELDWPEAIKLQQRNWIGRSEGARIDFPIDGEHITVFTTRQDTLFGATYMVLAPEHPLVEKFTPEAWPEGTHEVWTGGHGTPAEAVAAYRAQAASKSDVERQAEAKDKTGVFIGAYATNPVTGEQIPVFIADYVLMGYGTGAIMAVPAHDTRDFAFARAFELPIRCVVQPSDGRGTDTTAWDDAFVSYDARIVGSTTDEVSLDGLGVAEAKARVTEWLQGKGIGEGTVNFRLRDWLFSRQRYWGEPFPIVYDEDGVAHPLPESMLPLELPEVEDYSPRTFDPDDADTQPETPLSRNEEWVNVTLDLGDGPKKYRRETNTMPNWAGSCWYEFRYLDPHNDQKLVDPEIEQYWMGPREGQPHGGVDLYVGGAEHAVLHLLYARFWSKVLYDLGHVSSAEPFHKLFNQGMIQAYVYRDSRGIAVPAAEVEERDGAYYYQGEQVSRLLGKMGKSLKNAVTPDEICAEYGADTLRLYEMAMGPLDVSRPWDTRAVVGQFRLLQRLWRNIVDENTGELTVVDEAPDEDTLRALHKAVDGVRQDLEGLRFNTAIAKVTELNNHLTKAGAAVPRSVAEPLVLMVAPLAPHIAEELWRKLGRTDSVVHRDFPVADPQYVVDETVTCVVQIKGKVKARLEVPPAISEEELEKAALSDEKVVAALGGADIRKVIVRAPKLVNIVTA